Genomic segment of Deinococcus sp. YIM 134068:
TTTCCCGCTGCCGCCGGGCTGTACGGCCTGCCGACGACGATCAACAACGTCGAGACCTTCTGCGCGGCGACCCAGATTCTCAAGTTCGGGGCCGACTGGCACGCGGGCATGGGCACCGAGAAGTCGAGGGGCATGAAGCTCTTTCAGGTCTCCGGCCCCGTCGCGCGCCCCGGCGTGTACGAGTTGCCGCTGGGCACCACCTTCCGCGAGCTGATCTACGACTGGGCGGGCGGCCCGCTCGAACCCATCAAGGCGGTCATTCCCGGCGGGTCCTCCTGCCCGATGCTGCTGTGGAACGAGGGGACGCTCGACACCCCGATGGACTACGAGAGCATTGCCGCCGCCGGGTCCATGCTCGGCACGGGTGGCGTCACCCTGATCCCGCAGGCCGACTGCATCGTGAATGCGACGTGGAACCTCGTGCGCTTCTACGCCCACGAGTCCTGCGGCAAATGCACGCCCTGCCGCGAGGGCATCTCCAGTTGGATGACCCGCATGTACGAGAAGCTCGTGCGTGGGCACGGCCAGCCCAACGACGTGCAACTCATCCTCGACATGAGCGACAACATCGGCGGGCGGAGCTTCTGCGCGCTGGCCGACGCCTGCCTCGGCCCGGTGCTGAGTTCCATCAAGCTCTTCCGCGAGGAGTACGACGTGCTGGCGCAGACCGGGCAGCCGATGTACGGGGCGCGGAAGCGGTGGAGGGACAGTTGAGGTGGGTCTGGTGATCGAGTTGAACGGATATGATCTGTGGTCCATTCAGGACGTACATCGTGAGTTTGCCCGTCAAGCCGACTTGCCGCCCTTCTACGGCGCGAACCTTAGTGCCTTGTGGGATGCCCTGACAGGCATGGTCGAACGTCCGCTGACTATTCGCTGGTTGAACGCCGACGAGTCGTTCAGGCGTTTTCCTCAAGAGATGGCGGCTTTTGAACAGGTCATCGAAGCGGTCAGGCAAGAAGACCCGTGGCCTGAATTGATCTACGAACGTGTGGGAGGTTCCCCTTGAAAATCACCGTTGACGGCCACGAACTCGACCTCCCGGCGGGCACCAGCGCCATCGACGCCGTGTTCGCCGCCGGGCGGGACGTGCCGTATTTCTGCGCGCAGCCGTACCTCTCGCCCGTCGGGGCGTGCCGGATGTGCCTGATCGAGTCGGGCAGCCCGCGCAAGAACCCGGACGGGACGTTCGTGATGGAGGGCGAGGGCGACGCCGCCAAACCCAAAATCTTCTGGTTCCCCAAGCCGATGGCCGCCTGCACGATGCAGGCCACGGAGGGGATGCACATCCGCACGGCGGCGACCTCCGAGGTCGTGGCGAAGTCGCAGGCGGGGATGATGGAATTCACCCTCCTGAACCACCCCCTCGACTGCCCGACCTGCGACAAGGGCGGCGCGTGCAGCCTTCAGGACCGTGCCTTCGAGTACGGCTACGGGGCGAGCCGCTTCGGCTTCGACCGCCGCCACGCCGACAAGCACTACCCGCTCTCCGACTTCATCATTCTCGACCAGGAGCGGTGCATCCACTGCAAACGCTGCGTGCGCTACTTCGAGGAGGTGCCGGGGCAGGAGGTGCTGGACTTCATCGAGCGCGGCGGGCACACCTTCATCGACACCGAGGAGGGCGGGCTGCCCACGGGCTTCCAGGGCAACATCGCCGACATCTGCCCGGTGGGGGCCTTGCTCGACAACGTGGCCCGCTTCCGGGGCCGCAACTGGGAGTACGACCATACGCCGACGACCTGCACCCTCTGCCCGGTCGGCTGCTCGATCACCGTGGACGCGCGCAACGGTCGGCTGGAGCGCATCGTGGCGGGCGAGAACCGCGAGGTGAACGAGGCGTGGATTTGCGACGCGGGGCGCTTCGGGCACGGCTTCGCGTCGGAGGGGAGGCTGACCCAGCCCCTCGTCCGCGTGAACGGCGAGCTGCGCGAGGCGACGTGGGACGACGCGATTGCCGCCATGCGTCAGGGTTTCTCCAGTGTGAACCCCGCCGACCTCGGCCTGTACCTGGGGTCGGACAGCACGCTAGAGGAGGGTGTGGCGCTCGAAGCCCTCGCCGCCATGCTCGGCACCCGCTCGGTGGACCACTGGCCCCGCTACCCGGCTGGCGTGAACGCGCCCGCCGCGACGCTGACGGACGTGGCGACCGCCGACGCCATCGTGATTCTCGGTGCCGATCTTGGCGAGGAGGCCCCGGTGCTCGAACTCCGCGTGCTGGAGGCGTTGCGCGGCGGCATCATTCCCCCCGAGTTCCCGCACGGCACCGCCATCGCAGATTTGCGCTTGGTCGAACGCCCCGCCCGCAAGCCCGAGCGGCTGGCCGTGATCGGGCCGGATTCCAGACTTGCGGCCCACGCCGGAATCCGAGTCAAGGTGGACGACGGGGGAGACCTCCTCGGTGCCCTCCTCCAGGCCAGGATGAGCGAGACGCGGGCGGTCCTGAAGCTGATGACGGATGCCGAGCGGCCCGTGGTCATTCTGGGGGCGGACGTGCTGAACAGTCCGTCCGGTGCCTTCGCCACTCAGATTGGCGACCTCGCCATGCGGACGGGCGCGAAGGTGCTGGCGATTCCTGCCGGGCCGAACAGCAAGGGCCTCGCGCACCTGAACCTCGTGCCTCAGATGGGTGGCCTCGGGTACGCGCGGCTGTCCGATGCTCCCGCTGCCTTCATCTCCCGCCTCGACCCCGGCACGCGGGCGCGCGGCTTCACGGTCGTTCACGACACGCACCTGACGGGGACGGCGCGGCTGGCGGACGTAGTGCTGCCCGCCGTCACGAACTACGAGAAGCGCGGGACGACCGTGAATCTCGAAGGTCGTCTCCTCCCCCTGCGGCAGTCGGCCCTGAGCGCGGGTGAGGCCGCCGACCTGACCCGGACGCTCGCCACACTCGCGGAGGCGCTAGGTGTTCGCACGAAGATTCGCGGGTTGAAGTCGGCTCAGGCGTTGCTCCGTGACCGCCTCGGCGTGAACGTGGAGAACCTGCCCGAAAGTGGAGTGATCCAGCCCCTCGGCCAGCGTTACGAGGCACCGACCGGACGCGCCCACAAGCCGAACCTATGGACCGAGCGCATGGTGCCGAAGCCCAATCCCAGCTCGAACCCGAGCCACCTGACCGTGGACCCACGCCTGGAGTTGCCGATGGCCTCCCGCTCCACAGTCCAGCCGGGAGGCGATGACTGATGCCCGACTGGCTCATCCAACTCCTCATTACGCTTCTTAAGGGCGTCGCCCTCGCCCTCGCCCTCCTGACCACCTTCGCTTACATGACGCTGGTGGAGCGGCGACTCCTCGCGCGGATGCAGATTCGCCTGGGGCCGAACCGGGTGGGGCCGATGGGTCTCCTTCAGCCCCTCGCAGACGCGATCAAGAGCATCTTCAAGGAGGATGTGACGGTGACGCTGGCCGACAAGCTGGTGTACACGCTCGCGCCCATCGTCGCCATCGGCATGGCGCTGACCGCCTTCGGGGGCATTCCCGCCGGACCCGCCGGAAGCCTCTTCGGGGCCGACCCGTGGGTGTACAACCTCGACGCGGGCGTGCTGGCGCTGCTGGCGATCACGAGCATGGGCGTCTACGGCATCTTCCTCGGCGGCTGGGCGTCGGGGTCCAAGTACCCGATCCTCGGCGGCCTGCGGTCGAGCGCACAACTGATCTCCTACGAACTCGGCATGGGCCTGAGCATCCTGGGCCTGCTGATGCTGGTGGGCAGCACGTCCTTCCTCGGCATCGTGCAGTGGCAGGCGGCGAACGGGTGGATGATCCTCTTTCAGTCGCTCGCCTTCGCCCTCTTCCTCATCTCCTCCTTCGCGGAGACGAACCGCACGCCCTTCGACCTGCCGGAAGCGGAGCAGGAGATCGTGGCGGGATATCTGACCGAGTACAGCGCGA
This window contains:
- the nuoF gene encoding NADH-quinone oxidoreductase subunit NuoF, with amino-acid sequence MTVAEPAPKPITSGRDPRFAPTLYAHVGQKESWTLDYYRQHGGYEGIKRAFAMGPDAVIDEVKKSGLRGRGGAGFATGLKWSFMPLKDGKQHYIICNADESEPGSFKDRYLLSEDPHQLIEGMLIGGYAMRASIGYIYIRGEYIHAAERVQAAIEEARAAGLLGKNILGSGFDFDLHLHRGAGAYICGEETALMNSLEGLRANPRLKPPFPAAAGLYGLPTTINNVETFCAATQILKFGADWHAGMGTEKSRGMKLFQVSGPVARPGVYELPLGTTFRELIYDWAGGPLEPIKAVIPGGSSCPMLLWNEGTLDTPMDYESIAAAGSMLGTGGVTLIPQADCIVNATWNLVRFYAHESCGKCTPCREGISSWMTRMYEKLVRGHGQPNDVQLILDMSDNIGGRSFCALADACLGPVLSSIKLFREEYDVLAQTGQPMYGARKRWRDS
- a CDS encoding barstar family protein, translating into MIELNGYDLWSIQDVHREFARQADLPPFYGANLSALWDALTGMVERPLTIRWLNADESFRRFPQEMAAFEQVIEAVRQEDPWPELIYERVGGSP
- the nuoG gene encoding NADH-quinone oxidoreductase subunit NuoG; translated protein: MKITVDGHELDLPAGTSAIDAVFAAGRDVPYFCAQPYLSPVGACRMCLIESGSPRKNPDGTFVMEGEGDAAKPKIFWFPKPMAACTMQATEGMHIRTAATSEVVAKSQAGMMEFTLLNHPLDCPTCDKGGACSLQDRAFEYGYGASRFGFDRRHADKHYPLSDFIILDQERCIHCKRCVRYFEEVPGQEVLDFIERGGHTFIDTEEGGLPTGFQGNIADICPVGALLDNVARFRGRNWEYDHTPTTCTLCPVGCSITVDARNGRLERIVAGENREVNEAWICDAGRFGHGFASEGRLTQPLVRVNGELREATWDDAIAAMRQGFSSVNPADLGLYLGSDSTLEEGVALEALAAMLGTRSVDHWPRYPAGVNAPAATLTDVATADAIVILGADLGEEAPVLELRVLEALRGGIIPPEFPHGTAIADLRLVERPARKPERLAVIGPDSRLAAHAGIRVKVDDGGDLLGALLQARMSETRAVLKLMTDAERPVVILGADVLNSPSGAFATQIGDLAMRTGAKVLAIPAGPNSKGLAHLNLVPQMGGLGYARLSDAPAAFISRLDPGTRARGFTVVHDTHLTGTARLADVVLPAVTNYEKRGTTVNLEGRLLPLRQSALSAGEAADLTRTLATLAEALGVRTKIRGLKSAQALLRDRLGVNVENLPESGVIQPLGQRYEAPTGRAHKPNLWTERMVPKPNPSSNPSHLTVDPRLELPMASRSTVQPGGDD
- the nuoH gene encoding NADH-quinone oxidoreductase subunit NuoH; amino-acid sequence: MPDWLIQLLITLLKGVALALALLTTFAYMTLVERRLLARMQIRLGPNRVGPMGLLQPLADAIKSIFKEDVTVTLADKLVYTLAPIVAIGMALTAFGGIPAGPAGSLFGADPWVYNLDAGVLALLAITSMGVYGIFLGGWASGSKYPILGGLRSSAQLISYELGMGLSILGLLMLVGSTSFLGIVQWQAANGWMILFQSLAFALFLISSFAETNRTPFDLPEAEQEIVAGYLTEYSAIKWALFQMAEYVNMITASAVMATLFFGGYRGPGFLNGIIPGIADLPILWLVIKIAFFLFLFIWVRATLPRLRYDQLMRFGWKLLLPVALANTVMTAAYLAFARGTGLWLLGLLSLGGLLLLLAMSDRVRVLWNTPTVRREGDSLPNTRPVGGD